The nucleotide window GTGCAGGACGAAGTCGATATCGCGACAGGCGTCCAGCGCTGTCCAGAAATCACAGATATCGCCCTCAATCAGCTCGATCTCCGACTCGATCCCGGCCAAGTTTTGGCGACGGCCCGTTGAGAAATTGTCGAGGACGCGCACGTGTTCGCCGCGCTGAAGCAGACCCTTGACGAGGTTGGAACCGATGAAGCCGGCGCCGCCGGTAACCAGGTATCGCATAACTATTTGTCCTCTCTCTGTCTCGTCGTGACAGCTATCGACGGTTGAAGACGGCGACTGGGGAGCGCCATCAGACTACACAATATACTCGTGTGCACGTCGTGCCGCCGGATTTTCCTTGAACCACGCGATGGTGCGGGCGAGGCCGTCGTCGAGATCGACGACGGGTTCCCACGATAACACCTGTCGCGCCAGCGCATTGTTGGCCAGCAAGCGTTCGACTTCCGACTCCGCCGGACGCAGCCGCGCCGCTTCGGACTTGAGCCGCAACGGTTTCTGCAGCAGTTGTGCGATCCGCTCCGCCAATTCACCGATCGCGATTTCGGTACCCGAGCCAAGATTGATCGACTTGCCGACGGCGGCGTCGACCTCCGCCGCGCGGATGATTCCGGCCACGGTGTCGGTAACATAGGTGAAATCTCGTGTCGGCGCCGTAGCCCCGAGCGCAACCTCCGAACCCGCCTGTAACTGTTCAATAATCGTCGGTATGATCGCGCGCAGCGACTGCCTCGGGCCATATGTATTGAACGGCCGGATGATCGTCACCGGCAGGCCGAAACTGCGATGAAACGACTCGGCGAGCGCGTCGGCGGCAATCTTCGAGGCCGAATACGGCGACTGCCCGACGTGGGGATGCCGCTCATCGATCGGGACATATTGCGCCGTGCCGTAAACCTCCGAGGTTGACAATGTCACCACCCGCCGCACCTGATGGTCGAGCGCCGCAGTCAGCACATTGGTCGTACCGACAATATTGGTTTCGACGTAGTGGCGCGGATGGATGTATGAATAGGGAATCCCGATTAGTGCTCCAAGATGAAACACCGCCTCGCAGCCTTTGACGGCGCCCCGGACCGCGTCAGCATCCTTGAGGTCACCGGCAATGATCTCCACCTGAGCGTTCAGAGACTGGGGCAGTGCCTCCAACCAGCCGCGATCGTTGCGGGAGGTATAGCGAATAAAGGCGCGCACGCGATCACCGCGCGCACACAGAGCTTCGACCAGGTGGCTGCCGATGAAACCGGCGGCTCCAGTGACCAAGACCAGACGATGGCCTGACATACAACTATTATATCGGAACTTTTGGCGCTTCAACAGCGATTCTTGAGGCGCGAAAACGGGGGGCCTTAATTCAGCTGGGTCAGACCCTCGCGAATGGCATACTTCGTCAATTCTGCGATTGAGTGCAGATCAAGCTTGTCCATGATCTGCTTGCGGTAAGTCTCGATGGTCTTGACCGAGACCACCAACTGGCCGGCAATCTCTTTGGTCGTCTTGCCCTCGGCCAGCATCTGCAACACTTCGCGCTCGCGGGCACTGAGGATGGAGAATGCGGAAGACTCACCAGTCTTGGCGAGGTTGATATAGTCGTTGATCACGAAGTCGGAGATCTTGGTGCTGAGGTACACCTTGCCGGCGCGGCACTCACTGATAGCGTTGACGACTTCCTCCAGGGCGGAATCCTTGAGCAAGTAGCCGCGCGCCCCCGCTTTGAGCGCTTCGATGATATAGCGGCGGTCAGTATGCATCGACAGAATAATCACCTGCACCTGCGGCGATTCAGTCGCGATCCGGCGGGCGGCCTCGATGCCGTTGAGATCGGGCATAGAAATGTCCATCAAGATAATATGCGGCTGTAGTTCCTTGGCCAGTTTGACCGCGCTTTGTCCGTCGCCGGCCTCGCCGACGACTGCCAGGTTCGGCTGCGCTTCCAACATCGACCGCAGGCCGTCGCGGACGAGTTTGTGGTCATCGGCGAGGACGATCCGGATCTGCGTTGCCTGCGGCTTCATAAAGTTGGCACCGTCAAACAGACCGCCGTGCCGTCGCGGGACGAGTTGATTTCCAATGCCCCGCCGAGGTGCATCAGCCGCTCGCGGATGCTGAAGAGCCCGAATCCGCCCGGGGTATCGGCGCGCGCCAAGCGCTCCGTGTCGAACCCGCGACCGTCGTCGATCACGAAGACCTGCAGCTTGCCGTTGCTGCGCACGACGTTGATTTCGACGCCGGTGGCTTCGGCGTGCTTGAGGGCGTTGGTCAGGAGCTCCTGCACGGCCTTGAAAATAACAATTTCTACTTCGTCGTTCAGGCGTTTGTCGTAGCTGTCGGCGTGGACGACCACCGGCAGATTATGCCGCTTGGTGAACTGCTCGCCCAGCCATTCCAGCGACGCTGCCAGGCCCAGTTCATACAACACCGGCGGGCTAATGGCAAAAGTCAGCGAGCGCGTGTATTGAATCGTCTGGTCGAGCAGGTCAAGGATCTCGGCGGCGCGGGCATCGCGCTGACTGGTGTCGCTGTACTGGCGCAGGCCGGCGATCTTCATCTTGATGATGGCGAGAGTCTGGCCGATGTGATCATGGAGGTCGGAAGCAATTGCACGTCGCTCGCGGGCCTCGGTCAGCGACAGGTCGGAGGCAAGTTTGCGCAGTTGGCGCTGATAGGCGTCAATCTTCTCCTGGGCCTTACGAAATTCCTCGATTTGATCTTGCAACGCAACGTTGGTAGCCCGCAGTTCGGCCGTGCGCTCCTGCACCAACCGTTCAAGTTCGTCATGGGCGCGGCGGATTTCCTCGCGCGCCTGCCGGTGCTGCAGATACATCCGCAGCATCTCGGCCAGCGAGCCGATCAACTCGCGTTCCTCCGCCAAGAACGGACCTTCGGCGGCGGTGGGGCGGGCATCACGATAGTAGACTTCGATCAGGCCGCGAATACCGTTGCGCGTCACGAACTGTGCCTGCTGCATCCACGGACCGGTCTGGAAATCCGCAGTGCGGACTTCGATGTCGCCGAAGGTAATGCGCGCCGAGGTGATTTCGGGATACTGCCATGCCGACGGCAAGAGGTTCACCAGTTCGGCGAGCAACTCGGGGATCGGACCGATGTCGTCCTGCAGCAGTCGCGCAGTGCGGTGGAGCGCGTCCAGTTCCTTGATGCGCTCATCGAGATGTTGCCGCAGTCGCGATACGAAATCGTGCATAGTCAAACACAAGAATAGGGGCACAGCGCACTGTGCCCCTAAATTGAAAGCGAAAAACCGGCTCAGGCCGGGGCCAAGCGCCTACTTGACGGAAGCGGTAGCATTGGCGGCCGGCAGTTCGACCGTCATCCGCCCGGCTTCAACCGTCGCCAGCGCCGCCATCACGACGATCTGGTCGACGTCGTTGGAGCGATGCAGCACATGCACCGGCTTCTTCGTTCCCATCAAAATCGGGCCGATGGGCTCGGCGCCGCCGAGCTTAACCATCAGCTTGTACGCGATATTCCCTGCGGCCAGTTCCGGGAAGATCAGGACATTCGCCTGATCCTGCAGCCGGCTAAAC belongs to Candidatus Zixiibacteriota bacterium and includes:
- a CDS encoding SDR family NAD(P)-dependent oxidoreductase; this encodes MSGHRLVLVTGAAGFIGSHLVEALCARGDRVRAFIRYTSRNDRGWLEALPQSLNAQVEIIAGDLKDADAVRGAVKGCEAVFHLGALIGIPYSYIHPRHYVETNIVGTTNVLTAALDHQVRRVVTLSTSEVYGTAQYVPIDERHPHVGQSPYSASKIAADALAESFHRSFGLPVTIIRPFNTYGPRQSLRAIIPTIIEQLQAGSEVALGATAPTRDFTYVTDTVAGIIRAAEVDAAVGKSINLGSGTEIAIGELAERIAQLLQKPLRLKSEAARLRPAESEVERLLANNALARQVLSWEPVVDLDDGLARTIAWFKENPAARRAHEYIV
- a CDS encoding response regulator transcription factor, translating into MKPQATQIRIVLADDHKLVRDGLRSMLEAQPNLAVVGEAGDGQSAVKLAKELQPHIILMDISMPDLNGIEAARRIATESPQVQVIILSMHTDRRYIIEALKAGARGYLLKDSALEEVVNAISECRAGKVYLSTKISDFVINDYINLAKTGESSAFSILSAREREVLQMLAEGKTTKEIAGQLVVSVKTIETYRKQIMDKLDLHSIAELTKYAIREGLTQLN
- a CDS encoding ATP-binding protein, giving the protein MHDFVSRLRQHLDERIKELDALHRTARLLQDDIGPIPELLAELVNLLPSAWQYPEITSARITFGDIEVRTADFQTGPWMQQAQFVTRNGIRGLIEVYYRDARPTAAEGPFLAEERELIGSLAEMLRMYLQHRQAREEIRRAHDELERLVQERTAELRATNVALQDQIEEFRKAQEKIDAYQRQLRKLASDLSLTEARERRAIASDLHDHIGQTLAIIKMKIAGLRQYSDTSQRDARAAEILDLLDQTIQYTRSLTFAISPPVLYELGLAASLEWLGEQFTKRHNLPVVVHADSYDKRLNDEVEIVIFKAVQELLTNALKHAEATGVEINVVRSNGKLQVFVIDDGRGFDTERLARADTPGGFGLFSIRERLMHLGGALEINSSRDGTAVCLTVPTL